Genomic segment of Deltaproteobacteria bacterium:
ACGCTTCGCAGCGCACTCTGCTAACTTGTTATCTAGCAAAACGCTGGTTCAGCGAGTGCTTCTTGGCAAGTCCGAAACAAGTTATCCGCCTCTCCGGCGCGAATTAAGGAGTATCGCGTCTCCCAGCTTTAGGTGTTTTTCGTTGCCCGTGACGAGGATGCGTCTAAGGATACTAGGACGGTCCTAAAATGGTGGCAAGGTCATGAAGACATTAGCACTCTACGCAGTGGCAGCGATGTTGTACGTTGTCGGTGGGGCGATGATGAAATATTCCCTTGGTTTGACTCGCTGGCAACCGACGCTGGCTTTGATCGGCGCCATCTCGATTGGCGCTTTGATCCAAGCCTGGGCCATGCGCCACGAGGACCTCGGGGCAAGTTACACCGTTGTGCTCGGCTTGGAAGCGGCTCTGGCTTTGGCAGCCGCGTTGTATTTTTTCGATGAACGGCTGACTTTCAAGGCCGCTACGGGAATCGTTTAGTCCTCTCGGGAATTGTTCTGCTGCGCGTGCCCTAGCAGGAATTGGCTTCTCCGCTATTTGATTCTCCAGCCATTGTCGCGATCGTCGTGGTGCGCCACATCGTGGTCGCCCCGGGTATCCGTCAGACGGTCGGTTAAGTCTTTGATCTTGGCCATCTGCAGGTCGGCCTCGGCGCGCAGCAAGGTCTATTTTGAAGACCAGCTGCCAATTTCGCTCTGCAGTCTGGTGTTCTCGGCAGTCAAGGCGGCTGACGAAGCCCCGTTAGTCGAGTGCGCAAGCTGCTCCTGCGCGGCTGCGCATTTGGCTTCAGCTTCGCGCCACTTGGCACGCCATTCGTCTTGCAGGAAACTTGCAGTGGATAGGTGGTCTTTAAGTTAGCAGCTTCTTGCTCAGCTCTGGCCACGCGCTCAACTAGCTCGTCTTGATTTTCAAGCCTGGCCGGTGCGCGCTGCGCCGCCGCCTGCAGCTGTTCAAGCAAGCTCTCTTTTTCACGGGTCAGAGAGCTGATGTGTGACTGAGTTTCATTGGCCTGCGCTTCAAACTGGGCCATGCGGTTTGCCAGGGTTGCCGCTTCGCTCTGCCATTTGCTTTTTTCGTGGTCGCTGTTCGAGGCGTTTTGCAGCCGCGCTTGCAGCGCCTCGATCTCGCTCTGCGCACGAGCCTGTTTAGCCTCGCTTTCGTGCCACTTGTCGCGCCACTCATTTTGCACGGCTTCGGCGCTCCCCATGTCAGCGCGCAGCGCCGCCAACTCCCGCTGGGTGGCGGCCAGGCGCTCTTGCAGGCGCTGGTTTTCTTGCTGAGCGGTGGTCTGCTCGCGGCTCGTCTCGCGCAATCGATCGTATTCACTGGTGACCGCACTTAGGCGAATCCGTGTCTCGTTGGCCTGCGCTTCAAGGTTGGCGCTGCGCGTCGACGACTCGGCGAGTTTTTCCTGCGCCTCGCGCAGGTCGTTCTCCAACGCGGTGCTGCGCCGCGCCGCTTCATCGAGTTTGCCCGTCAAGGCTTCGCGCTCATTGGCTAAGCTCGCAAACTCATTGCGCAGTTTGCTCAGCTGTCCTTCCAAGGCGGCGGTTGCTTCCCGCGATTGGCCTTCAATGGCGCTGATCTTGTTGGACCACGTCTCGTCAGCTTCACGATGTTGTACCGCCAGGGTCTCGTAGTCATGTTTGTAACGGTCGATGTCAGACTGCAGGCCGGTCAGCAGGGACGCCTTGGCCGCGGCAACCTGGTGTTGTGCCTTCAACTGACTGTTTTCATTTTTGAGCGCTTCTAAGCGCGCTTCCCAACCGATCACCATTTCGCTGGCCTTTTCCTCCTTGTTCCAGGCGCGCAAGAGGTACATAAGAAACGCTCCTAGAGCCGCTGCCAGCAACAAGCAAAACCAAATGTGTTGAACTAGATAGAACACGAGAACTCCTTTCTGTTCGCCCCCGTTGTGTTCACCGTGAGATCACGTTGAAATCGATGCGCCGGTTCTTCTTCATCCCTTCGGGAGTAGCGTTGTCGGCGATGGGCTTGTTCGGGCCATGTCCGACGACCACCAAGCGGTCCGCGGGTATGCCCTTTACGATCAAGTAATTTGCAACCTCCTGGGCGCGGTTTTTGCTCAACGCAATGTTGGCCTCCAAAACGCCGATTGGGTCGGTGTGTCCGCTGATCTCAATTTTCACGCTGGGACATTTTCGCGCAACTTCGACCAATCCGTCAAGTAGCGGCAAGCTTGCCGGCTGAATCGCGTACCAACTCGGTTCAAATTGAATCTGCTGGTTGCGCAACGCCGCGTTAAATTCTTCTTGACACTCGGTTGCGGCGGAGGTCGGTGGAGCGGCGGGCGGCGGCACTATAGCAGCGTTGGCGCGTGCCACCTCAAGCAGATTGGTCACGGTATGGACCCCGTAGGTATGGTTAGCAACCAGGTTCGCGTCGCGCTTCGCTCTCTCGCTGGTTACTTGACCGCGCAGGGTAATTTCGCGGCCGTCGGCGCTGATGACAAGATTTCTGATGGGGATTGAAGCGAGCGCGTTTTTAGTGCGCAGCCACAAATCCTCCTGGATGGAATCGCGTCTGGTTTGTGCCGCATAGAGGGCGAGTAAAAAACAGCCGAGCGCCGCAGCACTAAAGGCGAGAAGGTTCTTCATCGGTTTCCTTGGAAAATGTTCAAAAACTTGCGGATCATAACACTTCCGGCTGTCTATCATCTTGGGCGCATGAGTCAAGCCTCCCGTAAAGATTCGCTTATCTTTTGGGGAGTTATCGTGGTCCTGGGGATACGAAATCAGCGTCTCGGACCGAGGCGCCTACCGGGCGGCATCGATGGGCAGCAGGGGGTGTCAGCCAAACTAAAAATCTACTTTAATTCTTCTTGCCATTTATTTGAAATCTTTTCCTTTACCTGCAGGAATCGGCAGGCCGGTGAGCTCGCCACGAATCACGTCTGTCGGCTTGCCGCGCAGGCCGCCGTAGTAGTCTAATCCAGACATGCCGTAGGGCATCGACTGCCCGGCGACGAGAAACAACAGCGGGTCCTGGCCGAAGGTGACGACCACCGGGCAGTTCTTGCCCTTCTCCCAATACTTTTCCCGCATGATGCGCGCGTGGTGTCCGGGCGAAACGTAAAGGCCGAGAGTGTTTTTGTCGTGCACCTGGACGCTATAGATGCCGACGTCGACCCAGCCGCCTGCTTCGGGCTCGCCGGTGATCACGCAATCGGCGGTGCCAATGTAGCGGCCGCCGTCGAGCTCGTGCCAGTGCGGCGCCGGGAACATGAGCATGTCGACGTCGGCGCCGCTTTTGACGTTGTCCAAAATCAGCCCGCTCGACACCACCCGTGGCGGCATCGGCTTGACGCCTTTCAGCAACTCTTTCCAGCGCGCGATCAGCTCGATCGGTTTGGCGTCGGGCGGCATACCGTCGGTCAAACTCGAACGGCTCGGGGTGTTGACCAGATTGGACGCGACGCGAAAGTTCGCCGGGTAGTCAGGAATTTGGTCGAAGAGCACTAGCGGAGAGGGCTCTTTGAAAGCGAACAGCTCGGTCAGCCCACCGATCTCAAGGTTCCAGTGCGCGCCGTGGATATCTTTGACCTGGCCCAATTCACGGGCGGCGTGGATGAATTAGCGTAAATCTTGGAATGGCATTGTGTGTTTAAATCATTCACCACGAAGGTCACGAAGAGCACGAAGGAAAGAGAAGAAATCCTTCTTCCGACCTTCGTATACTTCGTGGCGAGTCATTCTAAAATCAAAAATGTCCCAGCTCTTTGGAGTGATTGTAAATACCATCGTGAAACATCGCGACGCAGTCGGCGTTGGTCAAGCAGCAATATTCCGGCCCCCAGCCTGGGCGGTACCAGGTGTTGCCGTCTCGCAACAGCCGCTCGAAGACTTGCTGCGCCACTTCGCCGTGGGCCATCAGGCCGTCCAAGTGCTCATGCAAGTCGGCTTCTTCATGCACGGCGAAATAATGCAGGTCGGGCTCCTTGACGCCATATTTATTCAATAACGCATTGCGCCAGCGCGCCGCCCAGTGGCCGAACATTTCTTCGTTCAACGAGCGCGCCCACCACTCTATCATGCTGCCTTCGTAAACCAGACCGCGGGCGAATTCCGTGAGCGCGCGGCACTCGGCAAAGACTTGGCAGTTGACCATCTCGTCGCGCGATACACCGAGAAATTCTCCCTGCTCGATCAGCACCTCGATGTGGCCGGGGATTCTCGGGTTGACGAGCTCATCGCTGATCTTGCCGACGTAGGGCGCCAGCAGATCGCGATGGCGCGCAAAGATGCCTTGATGGCGCTGGTAGATGATCAGGTGAAAATTGTTTACTTCCACCGGGTAGCTGTACCAATGGCGCCAAAAGAGCTTAAGCGTCTCCATTGGCAGCTTGCCGGCCTCGAGATCGCGCATGAACGCGCCGCCGAAAATTTTTCCATTCCAGCGCGCGTACATGCGCGACTTGAGCGCGTCGGTGTAAGCCTTTGCCTCGGCGGGCGAAAGCTGCTTGCCAATTTCTAATGGAATGGGTTCCTGATTCATTTGCTAGTCCCAGCGTAGGGTGGGTTGAGCGCTAGCGAGACCCATCGTTTTTCGGCGGTGGGTATCGGCTGGTTGCCTCAACCCACCCTACGATTTCTGAGGAACGTTTGGCCGCTTAGGCTTTGAACCCCGCGTTTGCGAGTCCTTGTTTCAGATCGGCGACGTCCTTTTCTGAGAACGGCGGCGTTGCCCAGCGCGGGAAGCGTTCCACCGGCAGGCCGCGCAGCTTCATCAACTCGCAGAACACGCCGCGGCCATGGCTGCGCAGATATTTGCCGACCACCTGCATGATGCGGGTGAGCAGATCGTGCTGCTGCTGTGCCGTTTTGAGATCGCCGGATTTCAGCGCCTCGTACATCTTAACGCAAATTTCCGGAAACGGAGTCGTCGGCGGGTGGATGGCGCCGCGCACGCCGACCGAGTAGCCGGAGTAGAGCGAGAAGATACCGCCGGGGAATACACCCACCGATTTCGGCAGCTGATAGACGTAGTTGAGCAATTTGTCGAAAGGAATGAATGAAACTTTGATGCCGGCCAGCGGATTGGGCGCGATCTCTTCGATGATTTTGTTGGCCTTCGCCGGCGTGATTTCCACCCAGGTGGTCTCGGTGTTGTCGTAGATGAACATCGGCGTGCCGGGCACTGACTTGGCGATGGCTTTGTAGTGGGCGTACACTTCCCAGTCGTCGTGCGGATAGTAGTAGGGCGGCACCACACCGATGGCGTCGACGCCGAGGCTGGCGGCGTGTTTGGCGAGATCGCAGGACGACAGCGTGTTCGCCGTGCCGATATGCATGACGATGGGGACCCGGCCTTTAACGCGGTTGACGATCTGCTCGGCAACTTTCTTGCGCTCGTCGATTTCCATCACCATGCCTTGGCCATGGGTGCCCAAGGGAAAAAAACCGTGCACGCCCGCATCCAAGTAAAAATCGATGATCGCATCGGTCGCTTTGTGGTCGATGGCACCATCATGTTTGAACGCCACCGGCATTGGCATCAGGATGCCTTCGATTTTTCGATCGCTCGCCATAACTGCTCCTTTCACTCCCACGAGACTTTGTTTGCCAACCCATATCGCATAGCCGCCTAAAAAAAAAGTTCCGGGTTCAAAGTTTCGGGTTGCGGATTTTCGCTCGGTTTTCGTCAGGAAAGATGTTAGACCGTACGGATCACACAGGAGGGGTTTATGGCAGAGACAAAAAATCCGATCGTCAATATGTCCACCAGCAAGGGCAATATCCGTATCGAGCTCGACGCCGCCAACGCGCCGATCACGACGAAAAACTTTGTCGACTACGTCAATGACGGCCACTACGACGGCTTAATTTTTCATCGTGTGATTCCTGGCTTTATGATCCAGGGGGGTGGCATGGACAGCGGTATGAATGAGAAGAAAAACAAAGCGCCGATTAAGAACGAAGCCGGCAATGGTTTGAAAAATGACCTCGGCACCATCGCCATGGCGCGCACCAACGTGGTCGACAGCGCGACGTCGCAGTTTTTCATCAACGTTAAGAACAACGATTTCCTCAATCACAAAAGCCAGTCACCGGCGGAGTTTGGCTATGCGGTCTTTGGCAAAGTGATCGGGGGCATGGAGGTGGTGCACTCCATAGAGAAAGTCCAGACCGGGCGAAAAGGTTATCACGACGACGTGCCGGTGGAAGCGGTGGTGATCAATTCAGCGAAACTTGAAGCGTAGTGTGCGCTGCGCGCGCCGTTCAAGTTTCAACGGGTTTGGAATTAGCCGCAAAAAACGCAAAAGACGCAAAATAGAAATCCGGATGTAGGGGCGCGATTGATCGCGCCCGCGTTATGGCAAGGGCCGCGCGGAAAAAATCCACGCGGCCCGTTTTTCTATTCGGGACGGATTGCAGAAACGGGTTTTCAACGAATCTGAAAGAGTTCCTGCCAAATTTTCTCGTAGCGCGGAAACTCTTTGAGGTCGTCGATGGACGGCATATGGGGCGTTGCTGGCCGGACTTTTTCCAAAGGTGCGACTTTGGGATGGGCCGGGGTCTCCCCGGCTTGAGCGTAGACGCGCTGGCCTTCCTCGCTGACGGCCCAACGGGCACACAGTAGCGCCGCGTTGGGGTTCATTTCGTCCTCCTTATCCACTTTAGACGCTGGGTGCTGCCAATGCCTTCGCAGTGCGAAGGGTCTTTCACTTGTTATTTGGTTCGCCGCCCGGAAAAATAATGCGCTGGAACTTGTTCACCGAGACTGCGCTGTTGAGCTAGCATGAAAGTTTTCCATGCCAGCGCGACAAACTCAATCGCCAGCCCATTGTTTTTGTAGACCGTGATCTGACGATCATCGGTTCGTCCCGGAGCCTTGCCCACGATCACGTCACCGATCTCGCAGACCCATTCCCAGAAAAGCGCGCCGGCATCGATGGCTCCAAAGATGTCGGCGGCGTGGTCCTGTTTGCTCTGTTCGATGGAGCCTAGGCCGACTAGACTCGCGCGCGCGAACGTTCGATTGTCCAATTCGCGCCGCGGAACTTTCCGGTCGCTGTTGACGATGGAGGTGAGGTGGCAGCCGGGCTTGAGCCAGTCGCCGTCGAGGACCGGTACCGAAGCATTGGTGCTGGCGAGCACAAGGTCGGCCTCTTCGACCGCCTGGCGCGCCGATTCGACGGGCGTCATCGATATTCCCAACTGCTTCGACATGCGCTGTGCAAAATCGCTGCGCCGAGATGACGTTGGACTGTAGACCCGCACCTTTTCGATTGGACGCACGGCGCAAACGGCTGCCAACTGGGTTTCGGCTTGATAGCCCGCACCGAGCAATCCGACGGTCTTGGCGTCGGCGCGCGCCAGATAGCGTGCTGCAACGCCGGTCTCGGCGCCGACGCGCATGCGCTGCAGCTCATGATCGTGGAAGATCGCTAGGAGTCCGGCAGTGTTCAAATCGAACAGCATGAAACTGCCAAACGATCGCAGCTCCGGCTTGTGCGCGCCAGTGCCGATCACGTCAGTCGTGACGCGCAGACCCATCACGCCGAGTTTGGGAATCGCGCCCTGAAAATGGCGCATCATGAACAGCGCATCGGGCGGCTGACTGTTGGCGTAGAATTGATGACGCGGGCGATTTTCGGCTTTGTCTTGATGCAGCTCGCGTAACGCCAGCTCAGCAACGTCGATGGCGTCGGTCATGGTCAGGAGTTGTTGGACGTCGTTGTCGGTGAGAAGTAAGGCCATGTTAGCAGACGAGGTTGATGTGAATTTGCAGGAGAGATTCCTCGGTTTTGCCTCGGCATGATATGCGTCAGGAAGTCCAAACACCCTTGGGATCGTACTTACGCACGGCGGCAAGTTCGGCAGCGCTCGGGGGCGTCGTCTCTCGCGCGTCCGGTGCAACTTGCAGCGGCCAACCCGTTTCTTTCTTGATGTCGTCGACGCTCACACCCGGATGGTACGAACTCAACATCATTTCATGGTTCTCGGCATCGAACGAAAACACGCCCATGCTGGAGATCATGCGGCGCGGGCCGCCGCCGGGCAGCCGGTGGCGCGCCCGCCAATCGCCGCCCGCGCCGAAGCCGGGGGACGTGACGTAGCGCACTTTGGGCACGAAGCGGCGTCGCTCGTGGTTCATAATAATGATGCAGCGCTGTGCCATAGTGGCGATGTCGGCGGCGCCGCCGCTGCCGGGCAGCCGCGTGCGCTTGCCGTTGTCTGCGACCCAGTGGGTGTTCAGATTGCCGAAGCGATCGACTTCAGCTCCGCCAATAAAGCCCAGATTTACCCGGCCTGATTGCAAGAGATACATCACATCGTTCAAGGCGCCGCAGGAGAGCGCCTGCGCGACGTTGGGCGGATCGCTCATGGTGAACATTGACTGCAATGCCGGCCGGTCGCGGATGACCCCGTTCTCAAAAACGCCCAACGCATTGGGCGCATGGGTTTCTTTCGCCACCGCGAAACCCAGCAAGGGCAGGCGCATGCCGACAAACACGATGTCGCCGTCGCGGATCTCGCGCGCCGCGGCGGCGACCATTAGTTCTTTGCGAGTGTAGCTCACTTGTTTGTCGTCTAGAGTCTAGCGTTTAGGGTTTGGAGTTCCGGAACGCTAGACCCCAGACGCTAGACGCCAAACGTTTCTACGCTTTATTGAACGCGTCAATTCCAGCCTGCACGATCTGTCGATCCACGGCCGCGGGCGCGCCGCTGAAGCCGACGCCGGCGATGCATTGGCCGTCAACGGTGACGGGTAGGCCGCCTTCGATGCTGACAAACCAGCCGGGGCCAACGGCGAGGGTTTGCGCCAGCACTTGGTGGTCGGGGATTTCGCTGCCGTCGCGCCCGGTCTTGCCAGTGGCTGCGGTGGTGAGCGCGGCGCCGCGCGCCTTGGCGAGCGCGATCATGACGTTATGCGTGCGGCCATTGGTCATGCGCTTAAAGGCCATCAGATGGCCGCCGGCGTCGACGATGCAGATGCTGCCGATCTGTTTAAGCTCCTTGGCCTTTTCGACGGCGGCGTTGACGATGATGTCGCAGCCTTCCTGGGACAGTTTTGCGGTTGCTACGGTTTTCATGGATGCCTCCTGTATAGTTTTTCCGATTAGTAATTGAAGCTCACCGTCGGTGCAAGCAGGTTTCCTTGCGGCCTTAGATGCTCCACGCGCTCTTGGCCGAGCCGTGAGAGAAACGCCGTATGGTCGGCAACGCCGTAGACGAATTTATCCAACCACTGCTCGAAGCCTTCACGGCTGCGCGTCGCCTTGTGATAGTCGAAGTAAAATTCGTCGTCGCGCCGGGCATAGCCTTGGCAGGGCGATGGGTGGGAGCCAAAGGGAACGTGGACGACGCTTGAAACGACAAAGCCGGGAATCGCCGTGCGGTTGGGGTCGGCGAGAATAGTTGCATGATCGACGATCTCTTCGCAGGTGAGAATGACCCGCTTGGCGGCAAAGGCAGCGTCGCGCATGACACCGAAATTGCCCCAGACATGGGCATTGCCCTCGCCGTCGGCCCGCTGCACATGCAGGATCGCCACGTCGGGATGAATCGCGCGGACAGCTAGCAGTTCTTTGCCGGTGAAAGGGCAGGTTACTCGGCTGAACTGTTTGTCGTGAGCGAAGTCACAGCCGCGCACCGACTTCGTTGGCAGGAAGGGCAAGCCCATGGCCGCTGCCTGCAGGCCAAGTCCGATGGTGAAGTTGGAGTGCTCTTCGATCTCGATGGCATGCGGAATGTCCGCTTCGGCAGCGCGCCGGTAGTTGTGGCCTAGCCCGGCGGCGACGTTGCCGACCCAGGACGCGATGATTTTTTTTGCACAGCCGGACCCGATCAATTGGTCGAACTGGATGTCTGAGATGGGACAGATCAGCGTGAGCTCTTTTTTCTTTTGGCGAATAATTTCGTAGCTCGCCGCAAACGGAATCAGCGACTCTAGCGCGCAGCCCATGGTGACTGAGTTGCCGTCCTCGACGTGAGTTGAGATTGCCTCTCGCAAAGATTGAGTCTTGTTCATCGAGCCTCATCTGTACGCACTCCAGGTTGAGAGATCAACTGAGCGATGGATAAGCATGACGCAATGCCAGATTTCGGTGGATAAATTGTCATTGGGTAGCCCGAAATGTAAAGCCAAGCACAGTGCGGCGCAAAAATGCCCGAAGGCGCCCAGTTCCACAGCCAGATCGATCGATGCCACAGCATAGCTAACTAGCTGTTACTGTGAGACAAGTTGAGGTTTCTGAGCGGGGCGACTCAACCATCGAGAAGCTGCGTGAAACGGTACGAGTGTTGCTGTGTCAACTTCCCATAAATTCACGTCGAGGGTATCTTTGGTTAAACTTGTGGCAGTTGTCGTAGCTTTACTTGCAGTTCTCGGTGCTGCGGGCTTTTACGCAACCTCTGGCACGGCCGGGACCGAGGCAAACCGCAGTTCACAATTGTCCGATCCAGCGGCGAAAGAGGACGACGCCTCGATAGTGTCGAATGGCCTGCTCCTAGTGGGCGTCGGCATGATCGCAGCGGGTATGGTCGGCAAGCGCAAGATCGCCGGAAAATAGTCGCTAAAAAGATCCCGCAAAAAGATCGCCCGGAAGTTTCTCTCGGTTCCCTGCTTGTTCTTGGTCAGCGTGTTTTAAGTGCTGCCTGGGCATCTCTCAACAGAGTAAAATCCACCACATCGGCGACCGTAACCCCTTTCGCGGCTCCGCCCTGGCGCGCAATCTCCAACACACTTTCAATGCCTTTCACCGAGGCCGTGCCATCTTTGCTGTAGGCCTTAAACGTTTGGTCGTATCACGGTTCTCCCCCGAGACGAGCGCAAAAAAACCATAAATCAGTTTGCTTTACCAGGCGCGCGTATCGCGCTAATAATCGCTTTTGCATTGAGGAGGCTCTATGTACGGCTGGCGTGCTCGGGTCGGCAACATTTCCCCTACGGCGTGCGCCGAGATATTGCCCTATGAATTTTACCGCGTTGCGCCGGAGGGTGTGACGTTCGTGACAACGAATCTGGTGATTCGCGATGCGCGCGAGTCTAGCCAAGTCGCCGCCTCGTGGGAGCGCTTCGACACCGCATTCGAAGACTTGCTTCAGACCCGCGTCGATCACATCACGCTCAGCGGCGCGCCGCTGGTGTTGGCCAACGGCGTCGAGCGCCACGCGGCGTTGCTCAAAAAATATCGCCAGCGTATCCCGGTGCCGGTGGGCACCAGCCCGCAGTCGTTTGCCGATGCGCTGAAGCACCTCGGCGCGCACAAGGTCGCGGTGGCGACCTCGTTTATTCAGGCACACAACGAATTGGTGCGAGCTTTTCTGAAGTCCGAAGGATTCGACGTCGTGGGCGTCGAGTCCCTTGACACTGGCATGACTTCACTGGAGAAGGCGATGCTCTCGCCGACTCAAGTCTATCGCCATGTGCGCGCGGTCGGGAAGAAATATCCCGGCGCTGACGCTGTCCTGATGACCTCATCGGCGTGGCCGGCGCTGACGATCATCCAGCCGCTGGAGGATGATCTTGGCAAACCGGTGGTGAGCAGCTCCATCGGCCAAATTTGGTGGCCGTTGAAAGAGCTGGGCATCAAGGCGGAGATCAAGGGCTACGGCAAGCTGCTGAGCACGCTCGATTAGTCGGAGAAAAGGGTGTCGCCGCGCGCGTTGATTGCCAAGGATCTGGAGATCGCTTCGCTTTCTGGGTCGGGTCTTGTGCAAGCGGCCTTGCAAGGCGCTGACACTGTCATCGTCTCCGCCGCGATCAACGGTTTTGTCTTCAAGCTCTTCGGTGCACCGGAGATCACCAGTCCGGCGCTGCTCAAGGGCAAAAAACTTGGCGTTAGCCGCGCATCCTTGGCGAGAATGCTGCGCGGCTCTATGGAGATCCGTCGAAGGGCTCCGAAGAGTCTTTTAGCAGATGGCTAGACTAGCGACTCACCGCAACGACAAATATCTCGCTGGAATCCCTTCGGCAAGAAACAGCGGCCCAGCTTCGAACAGCCGAACACCGGCATCGCAGGCCGCCTGCGCATCGATCACCAAAACCGCCGGATTGGGATCAAGGCGGCGGGCGATTGAAGCTGCTTCTTCTGCCGTGCGACTCAAGTGCACATACTGCCTGTCCCGAGGCTTGAGACCATTGCGAAGAATTCCCTGGGCGATGTCCCGCGCCGCGCTGAAAAACAACTGTGCGGGTGGTTCTGCTGTGGGCTCATTCAACTCCAACGGAAACGAGTGCCCGTAGGTGGCGCGCACTCTATCGCCGCGCAGCTCAAAGCGTTTTTTTTCACTGCCATTGATCAGGTCGCGAATCTGCTGCTCGTTGGCGTCGTAGAAGCGTTGCTGGACCAAGTCGACGACCTCCTGCCACGCCGCAAACCCCTGGCGGTCGATTGCCAACGGATAGTCTCTCGGTTTATGGCGCAGCACATAGGTTAGAAAGCGCGACAATCGTTCCGGAGCCAGCACGGGTCACCTCACTGTTCTCGACCAAATTGCAACTATGCTATAGTCGCGACTGTTGCAACAGCAAAACCTCAGATGTGGAGAGGAATGAAATGAACGCATCACCCGATCAATTCGCTGGCGATTCGGCAGACGTCGATTTCGTCCACACCGGTCCCGGTACGCTTGCGGGAAAG
This window contains:
- a CDS encoding BON domain-containing protein gives rise to the protein MIDSRKCYDPQVFEHFPRKPMKNLLAFSAAALGCFLLALYAAQTRRDSIQEDLWLRTKNALASIPIRNLVISADGREITLRGQVTSERAKRDANLVANHTYGVHTVTNLLEVARANAAIVPPPAAPPTSAATECQEEFNAALRNQQIQFEPSWYAIQPASLPLLDGLVEVARKCPSVKIEISGHTDPIGVLEANIALSKNRAQEVANYLIVKGIPADRLVVVGHGPNKPIADNATPEGMKKNRRIDFNVISR
- a CDS encoding UbiD family decarboxylase; protein product: MHAARELGQVKDIHGAHWNLEIGGLTELFAFKEPSPLVLFDQIPDYPANFRVASNLVNTPSRSSLTDGMPPDAKPIELIARWKELLKGVKPMPPRVVSSGLILDNVKSGADVDMLMFPAPHWHELDGGRYIGTADCVITGEPEAGGWVDVGIYSVQVHDKNTLGLYVSPGHHARIMREKYWEKGKNCPVVVTFGQDPLLFLVAGQSMPYGMSGLDYYGGLRGKPTDVIRGELTGLPIPAGKGKDFK
- a CDS encoding dihydrodipicolinate synthase family protein yields the protein MASDRKIEGILMPMPVAFKHDGAIDHKATDAIIDFYLDAGVHGFFPLGTHGQGMVMEIDERKKVAEQIVNRVKGRVPIVMHIGTANTLSSCDLAKHAASLGVDAIGVVPPYYYPHDDWEVYAHYKAIAKSVPGTPMFIYDNTETTWVEITPAKANKIIEEIAPNPLAGIKVSFIPFDKLLNYVYQLPKSVGVFPGGIFSLYSGYSVGVRGAIHPPTTPFPEICVKMYEALKSGDLKTAQQQHDLLTRIMQVVGKYLRSHGRGVFCELMKLRGLPVERFPRWATPPFSEKDVADLKQGLANAGFKA
- a CDS encoding peptidyl-prolyl cis-trans isomerase encodes the protein MAETKNPIVNMSTSKGNIRIELDAANAPITTKNFVDYVNDGHYDGLIFHRVIPGFMIQGGGMDSGMNEKKNKAPIKNEAGNGLKNDLGTIAMARTNVVDSATSQFFINVKNNDFLNHKSQSPAEFGYAVFGKVIGGMEVVHSIEKVQTGRKGYHDDVPVEAVVINSAKLEA
- a CDS encoding ornithine cyclodeaminase family protein, giving the protein MALLLTDNDVQQLLTMTDAIDVAELALRELHQDKAENRPRHQFYANSQPPDALFMMRHFQGAIPKLGVMGLRVTTDVIGTGAHKPELRSFGSFMLFDLNTAGLLAIFHDHELQRMRVGAETGVAARYLARADAKTVGLLGAGYQAETQLAAVCAVRPIEKVRVYSPTSSRRSDFAQRMSKQLGISMTPVESARQAVEEADLVLASTNASVPVLDGDWLKPGCHLTSIVNSDRKVPRRELDNRTFARASLVGLGSIEQSKQDHAADIFGAIDAGALFWEWVCEIGDVIVGKAPGRTDDRQITVYKNNGLAIEFVALAWKTFMLAQQRSLGEQVPAHYFSGRRTK
- a CDS encoding CoA-transferase, with the protein product MVAAAAREIRDGDIVFVGMRLPLLGFAVAKETHAPNALGVFENGVIRDRPALQSMFTMSDPPNVAQALSCGALNDVMYLLQSGRVNLGFIGGAEVDRFGNLNTHWVADNGKRTRLPGSGGAADIATMAQRCIIIMNHERRRFVPKVRYVTSPGFGAGGDWRARHRLPGGGPRRMISSMGVFSFDAENHEMMLSSYHPGVSVDDIKKETGWPLQVAPDARETTPPSAAELAAVRKYDPKGVWTS
- a CDS encoding heme-binding protein, whose protein sequence is MKTVATAKLSQEGCDIIVNAAVEKAKELKQIGSICIVDAGGHLMAFKRMTNGRTHNVMIALAKARGAALTTAATGKTGRDGSEIPDHQVLAQTLAVGPGWFVSIEGGLPVTVDGQCIAGVGFSGAPAAVDRQIVQAGIDAFNKA
- a CDS encoding CoA transferase subunit A, with translation MNKTQSLREAISTHVEDGNSVTMGCALESLIPFAASYEIIRQKKKELTLICPISDIQFDQLIGSGCAKKIIASWVGNVAAGLGHNYRRAAEADIPHAIEIEEHSNFTIGLGLQAAAMGLPFLPTKSVRGCDFAHDKQFSRVTCPFTGKELLAVRAIHPDVAILHVQRADGEGNAHVWGNFGVMRDAAFAAKRVILTCEEIVDHATILADPNRTAIPGFVVSSVVHVPFGSHPSPCQGYARRDDEFYFDYHKATRSREGFEQWLDKFVYGVADHTAFLSRLGQERVEHLRPQGNLLAPTVSFNY
- a CDS encoding RNA 2'-phosphotransferase encodes the protein MLAPERLSRFLTYVLRHKPRDYPLAIDRQGFAAWQEVVDLVQQRFYDANEQQIRDLINGSEKKRFELRGDRVRATYGHSFPLELNEPTAEPPAQLFFSAARDIAQGILRNGLKPRDRQYVHLSRTAEEAASIARRLDPNPAVLVIDAQAACDAGVRLFEAGPLFLAEGIPARYLSLR